One Clostridium sp. CM027 genomic window carries:
- a CDS encoding cation-translocating P-type ATPase → MFFNKTIEEVLKELGSNPLTGLSQKETALKREKFGLNELESKKPKTLISMFFSQLNDILIYILIAAAVISALLGETSDAVIIAIVIVINATVGIIQESKAEKALDALKKLSTPKAVVRRDGQLKEIPSNEVVPGDIIIIDAGRYVPCDLRLIETANLKIEESTLTGESVPVDKDASLVLTGDDIPLGDQKNMLFMSTLATYGRGIGIAVSTGMNTQLGKIAKMLDEKVDDQTPFQKKLAELGKYLGIGALFICALMFIVGVLQKRDIFEMLLTSISLAVAAIPEGLPAIVTIVLAMGVQKMIKKNAIVRKLPAVETLGSVNIICSDKTGTLTQNKMTVTKFYTDGLLGNITNLNINDNEHKLLLENLILCNDATYSEGSKTGDPTEIALLVAGVTYNIFKDHLEKIHKRIAEIPFESDRKLMTTVNKYDNEYYVMTKGAIDNLLKLCTKACIKGNIIEITPVIKKEILDVSNKMSDDALRVLGAAYKILPTSHVDIDSLESDLILIGLVGMIDPPRLEVKDSISVCTNSGIKTVMITGDHQNTAFAIAKDLNITKDPLAVMSGSELDKLSDEELNSKIDNIRVFARVSPEHKVKIINALKSKGNIVSMTGDGVNDAPSLKMADIGVAMGITGTDVAKGAADMILIDDNFSTIVSAIKEGRNIFTNIKKTVVFLISCNVGEIIALFLAILLGWASPLRPIHILWVNLITDTLPALALGVDPGDPDVMKYKPRNQKDGLFKGSTLSLLLNGLLIGLVTLAAFIIGAKYYSGITNLFPLFPQNISQDALKHAQTMAFVVLSVSQLVHSLNMRNNKKSIFQIGLFSNKYLIAAIVLGILLQDLIITIPPLANAFSVHALSLADWGIVTILALMPLLFNEIVKIFKRSSSKI, encoded by the coding sequence ATGTTTTTTAACAAAACTATAGAGGAAGTTCTAAAAGAATTAGGCTCCAATCCACTAACAGGACTTTCTCAAAAAGAAACAGCCCTAAAAAGAGAAAAATTCGGACTAAATGAGTTAGAAAGTAAAAAGCCTAAAACTTTAATATCTATGTTTTTTTCCCAATTAAATGATATTTTAATTTATATTTTAATTGCAGCTGCTGTAATTTCTGCCCTCCTTGGTGAAACAAGTGATGCAGTTATAATTGCTATTGTAATTGTTATTAATGCTACAGTCGGAATTATTCAAGAGTCAAAAGCTGAAAAAGCTCTTGATGCACTAAAAAAATTATCTACACCTAAGGCTGTAGTTAGACGCGATGGGCAGTTAAAAGAAATTCCATCTAACGAAGTTGTACCCGGTGATATTATTATTATTGACGCTGGAAGATACGTGCCTTGCGATTTACGGCTTATTGAAACTGCAAATTTAAAAATTGAAGAATCTACACTTACAGGAGAATCTGTGCCAGTAGATAAAGATGCATCCCTGGTCTTAACTGGTGATGATATTCCACTCGGCGATCAAAAGAATATGCTCTTCATGTCAACACTCGCAACTTATGGTAGAGGTATAGGCATTGCCGTATCTACTGGAATGAATACTCAGCTAGGTAAAATTGCTAAAATGCTAGATGAAAAAGTAGACGACCAGACCCCCTTTCAAAAAAAACTGGCTGAACTTGGAAAATACCTAGGAATAGGTGCGTTGTTTATATGTGCTCTTATGTTTATAGTAGGCGTTCTTCAAAAAAGAGATATTTTTGAAATGTTACTTACATCTATTAGTTTAGCAGTAGCTGCGATACCTGAGGGTCTTCCTGCAATAGTCACTATAGTACTTGCTATGGGCGTTCAAAAAATGATAAAGAAGAATGCAATTGTACGTAAATTACCCGCAGTTGAAACTTTAGGTTCAGTAAATATTATATGTTCAGACAAGACAGGAACATTAACTCAAAATAAAATGACTGTAACAAAATTCTATACAGATGGCCTCTTAGGTAATATAACCAATTTAAACATTAATGACAATGAGCATAAGCTCTTACTTGAGAATCTTATTTTATGTAATGATGCTACGTACTCTGAGGGTTCAAAAACAGGTGACCCAACTGAAATTGCTTTACTAGTAGCTGGGGTAACTTACAATATATTTAAAGACCATTTAGAAAAAATCCATAAAAGAATCGCTGAGATTCCTTTTGAATCAGATAGAAAATTAATGACTACTGTAAATAAATATGATAATGAATATTATGTAATGACAAAAGGGGCTATTGATAATCTCTTAAAACTATGTACTAAAGCCTGTATTAAAGGCAATATAATAGAAATTACTCCAGTCATAAAAAAAGAAATATTAGATGTGTCTAATAAAATGTCTGATGATGCTTTAAGAGTTCTAGGCGCAGCTTATAAAATTCTTCCAACATCTCATGTGGATATTGATTCTTTAGAAAGTGATTTAATACTTATTGGCCTGGTAGGTATGATAGATCCACCTAGACTGGAAGTTAAGGATTCTATTTCTGTGTGCACGAATTCCGGAATAAAAACTGTAATGATAACCGGCGATCACCAAAACACAGCTTTTGCTATAGCGAAAGACCTTAATATTACTAAAGATCCCCTAGCAGTTATGTCTGGCTCTGAGCTTGATAAACTTTCAGATGAAGAACTAAATAGTAAAATTGATAATATAAGGGTATTCGCAAGAGTGTCTCCAGAGCATAAAGTAAAAATTATAAATGCTCTTAAATCCAAAGGAAATATTGTATCAATGACTGGTGATGGAGTAAATGACGCGCCATCCCTGAAAATGGCAGATATAGGTGTAGCCATGGGTATAACAGGTACTGATGTAGCTAAAGGTGCTGCTGATATGATATTAATAGACGATAACTTTTCAACTATCGTTTCCGCTATAAAGGAAGGAAGAAATATCTTCACGAATATCAAGAAAACTGTAGTATTTCTTATTTCCTGTAATGTTGGAGAAATTATTGCTTTATTTCTTGCAATACTTTTAGGTTGGGCATCGCCACTTAGACCTATCCATATATTATGGGTTAACTTAATTACAGATACGCTTCCAGCTTTAGCTTTAGGTGTAGATCCTGGCGACCCCGACGTAATGAAGTATAAACCACGCAACCAAAAAGATGGTTTATTTAAAGGTTCAACATTAAGTTTACTTCTTAACGGATTGTTAATAGGTTTAGTAACTTTAGCAGCCTTTATAATAGGTGCAAAATATTATAGTGGCATAACTAACTTATTCCCACTATTCCCTCAAAACATTTCACAAGATGCTTTAAAACATGCACAAACTATGGCATTTGTAGTACTTAGTGTTTCTCAGCTTGTTCATTCTTTAAATATGAGAAATAATAAAAAATCCATATTCCAAATAGGTTTATTTTCAAACAAATATTTAATTGCAGCTATAGTTTTAGGTATACTGCTACAAGATTTGATAATAACTATTCCACCTCTAGCAAATGCTTTTAGTGTTCATGCTTTAAGTTTAGCAGATTGGGGTATCGTTACTATTTTAGCCTTAATGCCATTACTTTTTAATGAAATTGTAAAGATATTTAAACGTAGTTCATCTAAAATATAA
- a CDS encoding S1 RNA-binding domain-containing protein: protein MIKIGEFNNLKVVRRAEFGYYLGAETENTSDDILLPMKSTLGRALNIDDEVEAFVYRDSSDRLISTLKKPLAKVGDLAYLKVIDMTAIGSFVEIGLERDVLVPFKEENYKLETGKKYLFYIYLDKTGRIAATTFIDKYLYDTDSYDIDEEVEGTVYGIQTNGTVMIAIDDIYRAVILRNENYMSVIPGDRLSVRVKKYYEDGKMDVTARKPRLEERDVVEEQIIEYLDKSDGFMPYNDKSSPDDIKKVFKTSKNAFKRALGGLMKNGLIHQDEEGTRLK, encoded by the coding sequence ATGATAAAAATAGGAGAATTTAATAATTTAAAAGTAGTTAGGCGAGCAGAATTTGGGTACTATTTGGGCGCAGAGACTGAAAACACTAGTGATGATATATTATTGCCAATGAAAAGCACTTTAGGTAGAGCACTTAATATTGATGATGAAGTTGAAGCCTTCGTATATAGGGACTCAAGTGATAGGTTAATTTCAACTTTAAAAAAACCTCTTGCAAAGGTTGGTGATTTAGCCTACCTTAAAGTAATTGACATGACTGCAATAGGAAGTTTTGTAGAAATTGGTTTAGAAAGAGACGTATTAGTTCCTTTTAAGGAGGAAAATTACAAATTAGAAACAGGCAAAAAATATCTTTTTTATATATATTTAGATAAGACTGGAAGAATAGCGGCCACTACTTTTATTGATAAATATTTATACGATACAGATTCATATGATATTGATGAGGAAGTGGAAGGAACAGTATACGGAATCCAGACTAATGGTACAGTAATGATAGCTATTGATGATATTTATAGGGCGGTTATTCTAAGAAATGAGAATTATATGAGTGTAATACCAGGAGATAGATTAAGTGTACGAGTGAAAAAATATTATGAAGATGGCAAAATGGACGTAACAGCAAGAAAACCAAGACTAGAAGAAAGAGATGTAGTTGAGGAACAAATAATAGAATACTTAGATAAAAGTGATGGCTTTATGCCATACAATGATAAAAGTTCTCCAGATGATATAAAGAAAGTTTTTAAAACAAGCAAAAATGCATTTAAAAGGGCATTAGGAGGACTTATGAAAAATGGGCTAATCCATCAAGATGAAGAAGGTACTAGATTAAAGTAA
- a CDS encoding gamma carbonic anhydrase family protein, translating into MIHQFDGKIPNVHKHSYIACSADVIGNVSIGEYSSIWFGAVLRGDMNSMSIGSYTNIQDNCTVHNDDEFPVNIGEYVTIGHNAIIHGCKISSYALIGMGSTILNGAEIGEYTIIGAGSLVTQGKKIPSGVLCMGVPAKVIRELTTEEKEGLKKSAQHYVELSMKYNTKQINDHTLI; encoded by the coding sequence ATGATACATCAATTTGATGGAAAAATACCTAATGTACATAAACATTCTTATATTGCTTGCAGTGCAGATGTTATAGGAAATGTGTCTATAGGAGAGTACAGTAGTATTTGGTTTGGAGCTGTATTAAGAGGCGATATGAATTCCATGTCTATAGGTTCTTATACAAATATTCAAGACAATTGTACAGTACATAATGATGATGAATTTCCGGTTAATATTGGAGAGTATGTAACTATAGGACATAATGCCATAATACATGGTTGTAAAATTTCAAGTTATGCTTTAATTGGAATGGGAAGTACTATACTAAATGGAGCAGAAATAGGGGAGTATACTATAATCGGCGCTGGTAGCTTAGTTACTCAAGGAAAGAAAATACCCTCAGGGGTTCTTTGTATGGGAGTGCCGGCAAAGGTCATTCGCGAACTAACTACAGAGGAAAAGGAAGGATTAAAAAAATCAGCTCAGCATTATGTAGAGCTTTCAATGAAATATAATACAAAACAAATAAATGACCATACCTTAATTTAG
- a CDS encoding vitamin B12-dependent ribonucleotide reductase, whose amino-acid sequence MAEIKNLIKRFYTKELEKDKTITVFDLFKWKKVNVFLKDHKTNKVLLDMKALEFPEHYSQNSCDIIASKYFRKSGVNNKQGYEDSMKMVAHRLVNFWCESLTDETIIKSQEEKSIIYDELIYAFLNQMFAPNSPQWFNTGLNLSYGIKGESLDNFYYDEKEKMIVKSEDAYTRTQASACFILSIQDKLLGNHSISEQYVTETKLFKGGSGTGTNFSSIRGIGESLSSGGVSSGLMSFLRGLDRNAGAIKSGGTTRRAAKMLCLDINHPEIMEFMTWKAKEEDKVRALTKMGYDGSFEGEAYETVSGQNGNNSIRFSDEFMMKVDTLSKNPNQTITLKGRCDSTVDADISVKTLWDTFNTAAWQCADPAPQFDDTFNAWHTCPGGEDGVVNAKHNRINSTNPCGEYAFLDDTSCNLASINIYKFYDALTNKFDVDGYVHLIGLTQLVLESSIHWGQFPTEDIARKSYLFRTTGLGLSNLASLFMVMGYAYDSEDARNIAAALSGIMTAQAYYVSSLLSKELAPFEKYEINKKHMQIVIRNHARAAGALNSNYEHLNYDPIKVNHDILGNDSLSNISETLKNCWSKVLSSGEKYGFRNAQVTVLAPTGTISFAMDCGATSVEPYFSHFIYKKLSGGGFMTIVNPVIKDSLDNLGYSESETNDILDYILRKEKVDENGFEYEKIIDGKIEGAPHLKVEHLPIFDTANKCGSGKRYISFMGHVLMMAAITPMISGSISKTVNLPKNATIEDFKEVILNSWKLGVKGISLYRDGSKASQPLNTTLSVDKELLLEDLSYEALLKKAKSLQETSNHSTREKPIGIRYGTTHPAQIDDVKVYTTINRRSNGEISEIYITTDREGTIITGLLNSLSKAISVMLQHHVPAQAISKMLRGQKFEPYGFVQKHPYIKSVSSISDLISKIIDIELGDYSRCQIKPENYDNANIPKNPLMPGETEISTGLADAENVLAPTNISTDTIQGERLYSETCSHCSSTRLVRNGTCKVCLECGTTTGCS is encoded by the coding sequence ATGGCGGAGATAAAAAATTTAATCAAACGATTTTATACAAAGGAATTAGAAAAAGATAAAACTATTACTGTTTTTGATTTGTTCAAATGGAAAAAGGTAAATGTTTTTTTAAAAGACCATAAAACAAATAAAGTGCTTTTAGATATGAAGGCTTTAGAATTTCCAGAGCATTACTCTCAAAATTCTTGCGATATTATTGCTTCAAAATATTTCAGAAAATCTGGTGTTAATAATAAGCAAGGTTATGAGGATAGTATGAAAATGGTAGCTCATAGACTTGTTAATTTTTGGTGTGAATCCTTGACTGATGAGACTATTATTAAATCTCAAGAGGAAAAAAGCATTATTTATGATGAATTAATATATGCATTTTTAAATCAAATGTTTGCACCAAATTCTCCTCAATGGTTTAATACGGGCCTTAACCTATCCTATGGTATAAAAGGCGAATCATTAGATAATTTTTATTACGATGAAAAAGAAAAAATGATAGTTAAAAGCGAAGATGCTTATACAAGGACTCAAGCTTCAGCTTGTTTCATTCTATCAATCCAAGATAAACTACTTGGCAATCATTCAATCTCTGAGCAGTATGTAACAGAGACTAAATTATTTAAAGGTGGCTCTGGCACCGGAACTAACTTCTCATCCATAAGAGGTATAGGTGAAAGCTTATCTAGTGGTGGAGTTTCATCAGGTCTTATGAGTTTTTTAAGAGGACTTGACAGAAATGCTGGAGCTATAAAATCTGGTGGAACTACAAGGCGTGCTGCTAAGATGCTATGCCTTGATATCAATCACCCTGAAATAATGGAGTTTATGACTTGGAAAGCTAAAGAAGAAGATAAAGTACGCGCTCTTACTAAAATGGGTTATGATGGTAGCTTTGAAGGAGAGGCTTATGAGACTGTATCTGGCCAAAATGGAAACAACTCCATAAGATTCTCAGATGAATTTATGATGAAAGTTGATACCTTATCGAAAAATCCTAATCAGACTATTACTCTTAAAGGGAGATGCGATTCCACAGTTGATGCAGACATAAGTGTTAAGACGCTATGGGATACCTTTAATACCGCTGCTTGGCAATGTGCTGATCCAGCGCCTCAATTTGATGACACCTTTAATGCATGGCATACTTGCCCCGGTGGAGAAGATGGAGTAGTTAATGCTAAACATAATAGAATTAATTCGACTAATCCTTGTGGAGAATATGCTTTTTTAGATGATACCTCTTGTAATTTAGCTTCTATTAATATTTATAAATTTTATGATGCTTTGACTAATAAATTTGATGTTGATGGATATGTCCATCTAATAGGACTTACTCAATTAGTCCTTGAATCCTCCATTCATTGGGGCCAGTTTCCAACTGAAGATATAGCAAGGAAAAGTTATTTATTTAGAACCACAGGTCTTGGGCTTTCAAATTTAGCTTCTTTATTTATGGTAATGGGCTATGCCTATGACTCAGAAGATGCTAGAAATATAGCTGCAGCGCTAAGTGGAATAATGACTGCACAGGCTTATTATGTATCATCCCTACTTTCAAAAGAACTAGCTCCTTTTGAAAAATATGAAATCAACAAAAAACATATGCAAATAGTTATAAGGAATCATGCAAGAGCTGCTGGAGCTCTAAATAGTAACTATGAACATTTGAATTATGATCCTATAAAAGTTAACCATGATATTTTAGGTAATGATTCCCTAAGCAATATAAGTGAAACCTTAAAAAACTGTTGGTCAAAAGTACTAAGCAGTGGTGAAAAATATGGGTTTAGAAATGCTCAAGTTACAGTTCTAGCTCCTACTGGCACTATTTCTTTTGCAATGGATTGTGGTGCAACCTCAGTTGAACCATATTTCAGCCATTTTATTTATAAAAAATTATCTGGTGGTGGATTTATGACCATCGTAAATCCTGTAATTAAAGACTCATTGGATAACCTTGGATATTCCGAAAGTGAAACAAATGATATTCTTGATTATATTCTAAGAAAAGAAAAGGTTGATGAAAACGGCTTTGAATATGAAAAAATCATTGATGGAAAAATTGAGGGTGCTCCACATTTAAAGGTAGAACATTTGCCTATATTCGATACAGCAAACAAATGCGGTAGCGGAAAAAGATATATTTCATTTATGGGACATGTTCTCATGATGGCGGCAATAACCCCAATGATATCAGGTTCTATATCAAAGACTGTAAATCTACCTAAAAATGCTACCATAGAAGACTTTAAAGAAGTGATATTAAATTCTTGGAAGCTAGGCGTGAAAGGTATCTCCTTATATAGAGATGGTTCAAAAGCAAGTCAACCTTTAAACACTACTTTATCTGTTGACAAAGAACTGTTACTTGAGGATTTATCATACGAGGCTCTTTTAAAGAAAGCAAAGTCATTACAAGAAACTTCAAACCACTCCACAAGAGAAAAGCCAATTGGAATACGTTATGGAACTACTCATCCTGCTCAAATTGATGATGTAAAAGTCTATACTACGATAAATAGGCGCTCAAACGGAGAAATTTCTGAAATATATATAACTACAGATAGGGAAGGTACTATAATTACTGGATTATTGAATTCTCTTTCAAAGGCAATTTCAGTAATGCTTCAGCATCATGTACCTGCGCAAGCCATTTCTAAAATGCTTCGCGGACAAAAATTTGAACCTTATGGTTTTGTACAAAAGCATCCTTATATTAAATCTGTTTCTTCTATATCTGATTTAATTAGTAAGATTATTGATATAGAACTAGGAGATTATAGTAGATGTCAAATCAAACCTGAAAATTACGACAACGCTAATATACCTAAAAATCCACTAATGCCTGGTGAGACTGAAATTTCAACTGGCCTAGCAGACGCTGAGAATGTCCTCGCCCCTACTAACATAAGCACAGACACTATCCAAGGGGAAAGATTATACTCTGAAACCTGCTCTCATTGCTCAAGTACTAGGCTTGTTAGAAACGGTACTTGTAAAGTTTGCCTTGAATGTGGAACTACTACTGGATGTAGTTAG
- a CDS encoding DUF378 domain-containing protein, which translates to MKALDGTALVLVIIGAINWGLIGFFKFDLVSSLFGTGTAFTRIIFALVGLCGLYSLSFLGRDRASDSDRTEVK; encoded by the coding sequence ATGAAAGCATTAGATGGTACTGCACTAGTATTAGTTATCATAGGCGCTATAAATTGGGGACTAATTGGATTTTTCAAATTTGACCTAGTATCAAGCTTATTTGGCACTGGAACAGCATTTACGAGAATTATTTTCGCTCTAGTAGGTTTATGCGGTCTATACTCTTTATCTTTCTTAGGAAGAGACAGAGCTAGCGACAGCGATAGAACTGAGGTTAAATAA
- a CDS encoding 1-acyl-sn-glycerol-3-phosphate acyltransferase: MRTIYFYLCFIINLIGKSFEKIKFNSIKKHKTREEADVYIFKVATKWSNFVLRVAGLNLTVVGKENIPNEPCVFVGNHQSNFDTPVILSNMNRLTGAVAKKEMKKIPIMSYWMRQIHCVFMDRENPREALKAISEGVQNLKNGYSMIIFPEGTRSRSNSLGEFKKGSMRLAIKAGVPIVPITFYDTYKAMEGNNGKIKKTNAKLIIDKPIYIEGMSKEEKVKISEVVQNIIQNNLNKER, from the coding sequence ATGAGAACTATATATTTTTATTTGTGTTTTATTATCAATTTGATCGGTAAAAGCTTTGAGAAGATAAAATTTAATAGCATAAAAAAACATAAAACTAGAGAAGAGGCAGATGTGTATATATTCAAAGTAGCTACGAAGTGGTCTAATTTTGTGCTTAGGGTTGCAGGATTAAATTTAACAGTCGTAGGAAAAGAAAATATACCAAATGAGCCTTGTGTTTTTGTGGGAAATCACCAAAGTAATTTTGATACACCAGTAATATTATCTAATATGAATAGACTTACTGGTGCAGTTGCTAAAAAAGAAATGAAAAAAATACCAATAATGAGCTATTGGATGAGGCAAATACATTGTGTATTTATGGATAGGGAAAATCCAAGAGAAGCTTTGAAGGCAATTTCGGAAGGTGTTCAAAATTTAAAGAATGGATATTCTATGATTATTTTTCCAGAGGGTACGAGAAGTAGAAGTAACAGCTTAGGTGAGTTTAAAAAAGGTAGTATGAGGCTAGCAATAAAGGCTGGGGTACCTATTGTTCCTATAACATTTTATGATACTTATAAAGCGATGGAAGGTAATAATGGGAAAATTAAAAAGACAAATGCTAAGCTTATAATAGATAAACCTATATATATTGAGGGTATGTCAAAGGAAGAAAAAGTAAAAATTTCAGAGGTAGTACAAAATATAATCCAAAATAATTTAAATAAGGAACGTTAG
- a CDS encoding ComEC/Rec2 family competence protein translates to MPKKTWLKYILLCTVLVFISVCVTICHKSTIKTNLNLENNMVTHFIDVGQGDCILVQVNNKNLLIDSGTVDSTQKLIRYLKKNNVKKLDYVVATHPHEDHIGGMAKIIKTFDIDEFYAPKVISSSQSFVDMINSLRNKNLKIKVSAPNISLDLGPNTTCVMLSPNKTSYENTNNYSCTIKVSYKNSTYLFTGDIESLAEQELLDNGYNLKSQVLKVAHHGSKSSTSQEFLNKVSPKIAVISCGTYNTYGHPNKGTLAKLKKINSIVYRTDLDKNIILISDGTNINKKN, encoded by the coding sequence ATGCCAAAGAAAACCTGGTTAAAATATATTTTACTTTGTACCGTCTTAGTTTTTATATCTGTCTGTGTAACTATATGTCATAAATCTACTATAAAAACTAACTTAAATTTAGAAAATAATATGGTTACTCATTTTATTGATGTAGGACAAGGTGATTGTATACTTGTTCAAGTAAATAATAAAAACTTACTAATTGACAGTGGCACCGTTGATTCAACTCAAAAGTTAATTAGATATCTAAAAAAAAATAATGTTAAAAAACTTGACTATGTAGTTGCAACTCATCCCCACGAAGACCACATAGGCGGTATGGCTAAAATAATTAAAACCTTCGATATAGATGAATTCTATGCCCCTAAAGTCATATCTTCCTCGCAGTCATTTGTTGATATGATCAATTCTCTAAGAAATAAAAATCTTAAAATAAAAGTATCCGCCCCTAATATATCTTTAGATTTAGGCCCTAATACAACATGCGTTATGCTATCACCTAATAAAACAAGTTATGAAAATACTAATAATTACTCCTGTACAATAAAGGTATCTTATAAAAATTCAACTTATTTATTTACAGGTGATATAGAGTCCCTAGCTGAGCAGGAACTACTAGACAATGGTTACAATTTAAAATCTCAGGTGCTTAAAGTAGCTCATCATGGCAGTAAGTCATCAACCTCACAAGAATTTCTAAATAAAGTTTCTCCAAAAATTGCTGTAATAAGTTGTGGAACTTACAACACTTATGGTCATCCAAATAAAGGAACCTTAGCTAAATTGAAAAAGATAAATTCTATTGTCTATAGAACTGATTTAGATAAAAATATTATACTTATAAGCGATGGCACGAACATAAATAAAAAAAACTAG